TTTTACCATTACGCAAGCGAATCTCATAAGTAAAGGTCTGCTTTTTACTATTCCCTATAAATTTAATTCCGGTTTGCTCTGCTACTTTCTCTCTTTTAATGGTGATCTTTTTATCCCTTCCCATACTAAGGTTAAGTGTGTCTGTAGTGGCGTTAGGGTTAATGAAAGATTTACCTACATAGCTGTTCTCAAAGATAATATTGGCCTCACCGGGTAAGAGATTCAATTTATCATAATTTGTGATCTCCGCCATTAAGAAAGCATCAGCCTCTATTTTAGGAACACTGTAGTATTTGAAATTGGCAGGCTGACTGAATTCTTTTAAAGTTACACTATGAGGTTTGCTATTTGACGCAATATCGTAGGGGATCTCAATGTCAAATGAAGCATTCAGCATATTCTCGTTTTGCTGTACTGATACCGGTGCTTGCACCTGTACTCCGGCCACCTGACCCTGAAGAGCGTTGATTATGGGTTGTTCTTCAAGATCTTTTTTATCCATAGGCGCGCGGGTTTCCATGCTTTGTATTCTGTTCTGATACATTTGTTTTTGCTGTTGATAGGCATATGCAGGTTCTCCAAACTGCAGGAACCAGGCTGATAAAAGTGGAGCAGTTCCATTTTGGGATGGATTTCCGGTAGAAAGGCTCAGCTTTACCTTCTTCCAGTCGAGTCCTGTTGACTGGGTCACATTGGCCTTGTAAACGATTTTTAAAGGAGAGGAAGTGTTTTCTGCACGTAAGTCATAAAAAGCAAGCCAGGCGGCATTTGGACTCAGGTAGCTAATGTTGAAATCTGCATTGCTGGGTTCAGTTGCCATTACCTGCAATACAATCTGACCAGTAGTTCCGGTTTTATCCAGACTCAATTCCTGGAGTTGCTGTTGCATTCTTGCAATCCG
This region of Pedobacter steynii genomic DNA includes:
- a CDS encoding DUF4139 domain-containing protein, with translation MKRIFLTLLTSLSFVYIYAQSPRSFNSRLESVTVYSIGAELNHKAKISLPAGTSEIILNDMANNIDESSIQVGVPSSVTILSTSFSRDFLRNENKSPAYIKVEDSLQIIKRELNKVQNKRVVEENLLVLLDKNQAIGGVNTGVNVAELIKIADYYKNKQLELRNNIFSLKEAEDVQQKRIARMQQQLQELSLDKTGTTGQIVLQVMATEPSNADFNISYLSPNAAWLAFYDLRAENTSSPLKIVYKANVTQSTGLDWKKVKLSLSTGNPSQNGTAPLLSAWFLQFGEPAYAYQQQKQMYQNRIQSMETRAPMDKKDLEEQPIINALQGQVAGVQVQAPVSVQQNENMLNASFDIEIPYDIASNSKPHSVTLKEFSQPANFKYYSVPKIEADAFLMAEITNYDKLNLLPGEANIIFENSYVGKSFINPNATTDTLNLSMGRDKKITIKREKVAEQTGIKFIGNSKKQTFTYEIRLRNGKKEAVNLLLKDQYPVSTDKDMEVELLAADGAVINKETGVLTWKLSLKAGATETIRISYAIKYPKDKNIVNL